Proteins co-encoded in one Coriobacterium glomerans PW2 genomic window:
- the trmFO gene encoding methylenetetrahydrofolate--tRNA-(uracil(54)-C(5))-methyltransferase (FADH(2)-oxidizing) TrmFO yields MIHEKVSVIGAGLAGCECALTLADRGVAVQLYEMRPRRSSPAHHTDRLAELVCSNSFKATRRDSAAGLLKEEIRRLGSHLLKCAEQASIPAGGALAVDRQRFSELVEAEIASHRAIEVVRREVCSIPAGPVVIAAGPLCSPALAEAVRDLVGAESLSFFDAAAPIVDASTLDMDVLFEQSRYERAGGDYLNAPLDRRSYEAFITELIGADRVNLRDFERKELFQACQPAEEVARSGRDAIRFGAMKPVGLIDPRTGARPWAVLQLRAENAARSAYNLVGFQTNLTFPEQKRVFRMVPGLGHAEFFRMGVMHRNTFVDAPHVLDSSFAVPETQVRLAGQITGTEGYTEAIASGLLAGLNTFCDLAGAQRVHLPVSGALASLVGYATDPATVRYQPMHVNFGLVPPLPAGVRLGKRDRYRAYARRALESLDAFIAERIDVFAGPR; encoded by the coding sequence ATGATTCATGAGAAGGTGAGCGTCATCGGCGCCGGGCTCGCGGGCTGCGAGTGCGCGCTCACCCTGGCAGACAGAGGCGTGGCGGTGCAGCTGTACGAGATGCGGCCCCGGCGCTCGTCTCCGGCGCACCACACCGATCGACTCGCCGAGCTCGTCTGCTCGAACTCGTTCAAGGCGACACGCCGCGATTCGGCCGCCGGTCTGCTCAAAGAGGAGATTCGACGTCTGGGATCCCATCTTTTGAAATGCGCGGAGCAGGCGTCGATCCCGGCCGGCGGCGCTCTGGCCGTCGACCGTCAGCGCTTCTCCGAACTCGTGGAGGCCGAGATCGCCTCTCATCGGGCAATCGAGGTCGTTCGTCGGGAGGTCTGCTCGATTCCCGCCGGCCCTGTCGTCATAGCAGCCGGACCTCTCTGCTCGCCTGCGCTCGCCGAGGCGGTGCGAGACCTGGTGGGCGCGGAGTCGCTCTCGTTTTTCGATGCGGCCGCACCGATCGTCGACGCCTCCACGCTCGACATGGACGTCCTGTTCGAGCAGTCCCGCTATGAGCGGGCGGGTGGCGATTACCTGAACGCGCCCCTCGACAGGCGGAGCTATGAGGCGTTTATCACCGAATTGATCGGAGCGGATCGGGTCAATCTCCGGGACTTCGAGAGAAAGGAACTGTTTCAGGCATGCCAGCCCGCAGAGGAGGTAGCTCGCAGTGGCCGCGACGCGATCCGCTTCGGGGCGATGAAACCGGTCGGCCTGATCGACCCGCGCACGGGTGCTCGCCCATGGGCGGTGCTCCAGCTGCGCGCCGAGAACGCGGCCCGCTCGGCTTACAATCTCGTGGGCTTTCAGACCAATCTGACGTTTCCCGAGCAGAAACGGGTTTTTCGCATGGTGCCCGGCCTCGGCCATGCCGAGTTCTTTCGCATGGGCGTCATGCATCGCAACACATTCGTGGACGCGCCGCACGTGCTCGACTCTTCGTTCGCTGTGCCCGAAACCCAAGTCAGGCTCGCCGGCCAGATCACCGGTACGGAGGGCTATACGGAGGCGATCGCGAGCGGCCTGCTCGCGGGTTTGAACACGTTTTGCGACCTTGCGGGCGCGCAGCGCGTGCATCTGCCCGTATCAGGCGCGCTCGCATCGCTCGTCGGCTACGCCACCGATCCGGCCACGGTGCGCTATCAGCCCATGCATGTGAACTTTGGTCTGGTTCCCCCGCTGCCCGCCGGCGTCCGGCTCGGCAAGCGAGATCGCTACCGGGCATATGCGCGACGGGCGCTCGAGAGCCTCGATGCGTTCATCGCAGAGCGCATCGATGTGTTCGCGGGTCCCCGGTAG
- the ppdK gene encoding pyruvate, phosphate dikinase yields MVRHLPSPKGGVSVSEQKRVYRFGTDAQGNDVTEGGASMKFALGGKGANLAEMCRIGLPVPGGFTITCQTCVEYSGAGNVWPEGTLDEIDAATRDLEHRQGKSLGDPHDPLLVSVRSGAPFSMPGMMDTVLNLGLNDDSVQGLIEQTKNPHFAWDSYRRFIQMFSNVVLGIDSDYFENALTEKRMVAGVKSDSELTAEQLKELVCEFREIAAEHISADEHPELVIEGKAVFPTDPELQLKLAIEAVFGSWMNERACIYRKANGISDDLGTAVNVQVMVYGNKGETSATGVAFTRNPADGTREFYGDFLIDAQGEDVVAGIRNTEPISDLKIKPVFAQAGEQLESIFGILENHYRDMCDIEFTIEQGKLYMLQTRVGKRTASAALKIAIDMVGEGLISREEAVSRIDPAQLDQLLHPQFDTGSDIEVLARGLNASPGAAVGAIVFSSEDAVAAADEGRPVILVRWETNPDDLKGMVAAEGILTSHGGKTSHAAVIARGMGAPCVCGVESFSIDAANKEVRVDGADIVLHEGDIISIDGTSGIVVLGAVDLVSPELTGDLETILGWADTIRMDSSKGTPNRVRVNADNPADAKLALEFGAEAIGLCRTEHMFLGDRKNIIQSFILTDDEQVKAKALEDLLRVQTDDFLQMFRTMDGRDVVVRLIDPPLHEFLDDPRELEVAIAKREVEGAPADELEALRKRLRDIDGMVESNPMLGLRGVRLSIVYPDLPLMQVRAIATAAARLKRDEGLNPHPEVLVPLVAIAQEHVQTRAVIERVVAEVAEEFGIRLDIPVGTMFELPRACMVADAIAEHSDFFSFGTNDLTQTTFGFSRDDAEAKFIPIYLHKKILESNPFETIDDVVVELVKMAVDKSRATKDGLMCGVCGEHGGDPASIMKLFNVAGVDYVSCSPYRVPVARLAAAQAKLEAEQGFSTQDK; encoded by the coding sequence ATGGTGCGGCATCTGCCGTCACCGAAAGGGGGAGTATCTGTGAGCGAACAGAAGAGAGTCTATCGGTTTGGCACCGATGCGCAGGGAAACGATGTGACCGAGGGCGGCGCCAGCATGAAGTTCGCACTCGGAGGCAAGGGTGCCAACCTCGCTGAGATGTGCCGCATCGGTCTTCCCGTTCCGGGGGGCTTCACCATCACCTGTCAGACCTGCGTCGAGTATTCCGGTGCCGGCAACGTGTGGCCCGAGGGCACGCTCGATGAGATCGATGCGGCGACGCGCGATCTCGAGCACCGGCAGGGCAAGAGCCTGGGCGATCCTCATGATCCGCTTCTGGTCTCCGTGCGTTCCGGGGCTCCGTTCTCGATGCCGGGCATGATGGATACCGTTTTGAATCTCGGTCTCAACGACGATTCCGTCCAGGGCCTTATCGAGCAGACGAAAAACCCGCACTTCGCTTGGGACTCATATCGCCGCTTCATTCAGATGTTCTCGAATGTCGTTCTCGGCATCGATTCGGACTACTTTGAGAACGCTCTCACCGAGAAGCGCATGGTCGCCGGTGTCAAGAGCGACTCAGAGCTTACAGCTGAGCAGCTGAAGGAACTCGTTTGCGAGTTCAGGGAGATCGCCGCGGAGCACATCTCCGCCGATGAGCACCCAGAGCTCGTGATCGAGGGCAAAGCCGTGTTTCCGACCGATCCCGAACTGCAGCTGAAACTCGCGATCGAAGCGGTGTTCGGCAGCTGGATGAACGAGCGCGCCTGCATCTACCGCAAGGCGAACGGCATTTCAGACGATCTGGGCACTGCGGTGAACGTGCAGGTCATGGTCTACGGCAACAAGGGGGAGACGTCCGCGACCGGCGTCGCGTTCACGCGCAACCCCGCCGATGGCACACGCGAGTTCTACGGCGATTTCCTCATCGACGCTCAGGGCGAGGATGTCGTGGCGGGCATCCGCAACACCGAGCCCATCTCCGATCTCAAGATCAAACCGGTGTTCGCACAGGCTGGCGAGCAGCTCGAGAGCATCTTCGGTATCCTCGAGAACCATTATCGCGACATGTGCGACATCGAGTTCACGATCGAGCAGGGCAAGCTCTACATGCTCCAGACGCGCGTCGGAAAGCGCACCGCGTCCGCGGCGCTCAAAATCGCCATAGACATGGTCGGGGAGGGCCTGATCTCCCGCGAGGAGGCCGTGAGCCGCATCGACCCCGCCCAGTTGGACCAGCTGCTCCATCCGCAGTTCGACACCGGCAGCGACATCGAGGTTCTCGCGCGCGGTCTGAACGCGAGCCCCGGGGCCGCCGTGGGCGCGATCGTGTTCTCCTCCGAGGACGCGGTGGCAGCCGCCGACGAGGGTCGCCCGGTCATCCTCGTGCGGTGGGAGACCAATCCGGATGATCTCAAGGGCATGGTCGCCGCCGAGGGCATACTCACGAGCCACGGCGGCAAGACGAGCCACGCAGCGGTCATCGCTCGCGGCATGGGCGCGCCGTGCGTCTGCGGTGTCGAATCGTTCTCGATCGATGCCGCAAACAAGGAGGTGCGCGTCGACGGAGCGGACATCGTCTTGCATGAGGGCGATATCATCTCGATCGACGGGACCTCGGGCATCGTCGTGCTCGGAGCCGTCGATCTCGTCTCGCCGGAGCTGACCGGGGATCTCGAGACGATCCTCGGTTGGGCCGACACGATCCGCATGGACAGCTCGAAGGGCACTCCGAACCGCGTGCGCGTCAACGCTGATAATCCCGCGGACGCGAAGCTCGCGCTCGAGTTCGGTGCGGAGGCGATAGGACTGTGCCGCACGGAGCACATGTTTTTGGGTGACCGGAAAAACATCATCCAGAGTTTCATCCTTACCGATGACGAACAGGTGAAGGCGAAGGCACTCGAAGATCTGCTTCGAGTCCAGACCGATGACTTCCTGCAGATGTTTCGCACGATGGACGGACGCGACGTCGTGGTTCGCCTCATCGATCCGCCTCTTCACGAGTTCTTGGACGATCCGCGTGAACTCGAGGTCGCAATCGCCAAGCGAGAGGTCGAGGGCGCGCCCGCCGACGAACTCGAGGCGCTGAGGAAGCGTCTTCGCGATATCGACGGCATGGTCGAATCCAACCCCATGCTCGGCCTGCGCGGCGTCCGTCTCTCGATCGTCTACCCCGATCTGCCTCTCATGCAGGTTCGCGCTATCGCGACGGCAGCGGCGCGTCTCAAGCGCGACGAGGGGCTCAATCCTCATCCGGAGGTGCTCGTGCCGCTGGTCGCCATCGCGCAGGAGCATGTCCAGACCCGAGCCGTCATCGAGCGGGTCGTCGCCGAGGTTGCCGAGGAGTTCGGCATCCGGCTCGACATACCGGTCGGCACGATGTTCGAGCTGCCGCGCGCCTGCATGGTGGCGGATGCGATCGCGGAGCACTCCGATTTCTTCAGCTTCGGTACGAACGACCTCACTCAGACGACGTTCGGCTTCTCACGTGATGACGCCGAAGCGAAATTCATTCCTATCTACCTGCATAAGAAGATTCTCGAGTCCAATCCCTTCGAGACGATCGACGATGTCGTCGTCGAGCTCGTCAAGATGGCGGTTGACAAGAGCCGCGCGACGAAAGACGGCCTCATGTGCGGTGTCTGCGGCGAGCACGGCGGGGATCCGGCTTCCATCATGAAGCTGTTCAACGTCGCCGGCGTCGACTACGTGTCCTGCTCTCCGTATCGCGTCCCGGTGGCGCGTCTGGCGGCCGCCCAGGCGAAGCTGGAAGCCGAGCAGGGTTTCTCCACGCAGGACAAGTGA
- the rplS gene encoding 50S ribosomal protein L19, which produces MDFIRAIERQQIREDLPQVRVGDNVKVHYRIKEGDRERIQIFQGDVIRMSGGSSRETFTVRKISFSVGVERTFPLHSPKIAKLEVVRHGRVRRAKLYYLRDKIGKAARIPERR; this is translated from the coding sequence ATGGATTTCATTCGCGCAATCGAGCGGCAGCAGATCCGTGAGGATCTCCCCCAGGTCCGCGTTGGAGACAACGTCAAGGTCCACTATCGCATCAAGGAGGGAGACCGCGAGCGCATCCAGATATTTCAGGGCGATGTCATCCGCATGAGCGGGGGTTCGTCTCGCGAAACGTTCACCGTACGCAAGATCTCGTTCAGCGTGGGTGTGGAGCGCACGTTTCCGCTTCATAGTCCCAAGATCGCGAAGCTCGAGGTCGTTCGCCACGGTCGCGTGCGTCGCGCCAAGCTTTACTACCTGCGTGACAAAATCGGCAAGGCGGCGCGCATCCCAGAGAGGCGCTAG
- a CDS encoding tyrosine recombinase XerC: MSPESVIEGFIDFLLQVDGCSPETARAYEGHLRAYLSWQRRAHLDGLVLEVPVVRSYLADLYDARRSPRTIAAHLSAIRSLSRWLLLEGITKTDAVATMQTPRIPTGLPRTLTQQQMEQLLALPDTASPTGSRDAAILELLYASGARISEIAALDIASLDAEQRCVRLLGKGSKERIVPLYRRALRRLVSYLDEGRPLLIRSRTLASDSDRTALFLSRRGRRMSADSLRCRFRAYARIAGLPADITPHAMRHTFATDLLAGGADMRSVQELLGHASLATTQLYTHLTPERMKDALRRAHPRSGM, encoded by the coding sequence ATGTCCCCTGAGAGCGTCATCGAGGGCTTCATAGACTTTCTCCTGCAGGTGGACGGCTGCTCGCCTGAGACGGCACGCGCCTACGAGGGACATCTTCGCGCTTATCTGAGCTGGCAGCGGCGAGCGCACCTGGACGGACTCGTCCTCGAAGTTCCCGTGGTGAGAAGTTATCTGGCCGACCTCTATGATGCGCGCCGCTCACCTCGTACGATCGCCGCGCACCTCTCCGCGATCCGCTCCCTGTCGCGCTGGCTGCTGCTCGAGGGGATCACAAAGACCGATGCGGTTGCCACGATGCAGACGCCGAGAATCCCCACAGGTCTGCCGAGGACCCTCACGCAACAGCAGATGGAGCAGCTCCTCGCCCTCCCCGACACCGCATCGCCGACCGGTTCGCGCGATGCCGCCATACTCGAACTCCTCTACGCGAGCGGTGCGCGCATCTCTGAGATCGCAGCGCTCGACATCGCCTCGCTCGATGCCGAGCAGCGATGCGTTCGTCTGCTCGGCAAGGGTTCCAAAGAGCGGATCGTCCCGCTGTACCGACGAGCTCTGAGGCGACTCGTCTCCTACCTCGATGAGGGCAGGCCGCTGCTCATCCGTTCGCGGACGCTCGCAAGCGATTCGGACCGGACGGCGCTGTTCCTCTCGAGGCGGGGGCGGCGCATGAGCGCGGACTCACTCAGATGTCGGTTCAGAGCCTATGCGCGCATCGCGGGTCTGCCAGCAGACATCACGCCGCACGCGATGCGCCACACGTTCGCGACCGACTTGCTCGCCGGCGGGGCCGACATGCGCTCGGTACAGGAGCTGCTGGGTCACGCGAGCCTCGCGACGACGCAGCTCTACACCCATCTGACGCCGGAGAGAATGAAAGACGCGCTGCGACGGGCGCATCCGCGAAGCGGGATGTGA
- a CDS encoding pyruvate, water dikinase regulatory protein translates to MEACPTADVPHVHVISDSLGDTAFEVVRAAAGQFDEGIIAIDRLPKVRSAEQVQAYLVPRIEAGQHMAAFHTIVEPVLHAEVVNLLSALRIPSVDLMAPAIDTISILAQAIPNGVPGSIHRTDDQYFKRIACMEYFVEHDDGRNADDIAEADIVLLGISRTSKTPLSMYLAYRGYKVANIPLALGVEPPASLFELDPIHLFGLLSTTDVIAGIRDRRLGDDFARAVAGSYADPSEITREMDEARALMRRLGCMIVRTDGKAIEESASEIERHLETVKAARASRSANTSRD, encoded by the coding sequence ATGGAAGCATGCCCCACCGCGGACGTCCCCCACGTCCATGTCATCTCCGATTCTCTGGGCGACACGGCCTTTGAGGTGGTGCGCGCCGCCGCCGGTCAGTTCGATGAGGGGATCATCGCGATCGACCGGCTTCCGAAGGTGCGCTCAGCCGAGCAGGTTCAGGCCTATCTCGTCCCCAGGATCGAGGCGGGGCAGCACATGGCGGCATTTCACACGATCGTCGAGCCGGTGCTTCATGCCGAGGTCGTGAACCTGCTGAGCGCGCTTCGGATTCCCTCGGTCGATCTGATGGCGCCAGCCATAGACACGATCTCCATTCTCGCCCAGGCCATTCCCAACGGAGTCCCCGGGTCCATACATCGGACCGATGATCAGTATTTCAAGCGCATCGCCTGCATGGAGTACTTCGTCGAGCACGACGACGGCCGAAACGCCGATGACATCGCCGAAGCTGACATCGTCTTGCTGGGCATCTCGCGCACCTCGAAGACACCGCTGTCGATGTATCTGGCCTACAGGGGCTACAAGGTCGCCAACATTCCGCTCGCACTCGGCGTGGAGCCGCCCGCTTCACTGTTCGAACTCGACCCGATTCACCTGTTCGGCTTGCTCTCGACCACCGATGTCATCGCAGGCATCCGAGACCGGCGTCTGGGTGACGACTTCGCGCGCGCGGTGGCTGGCAGCTATGCGGATCCAAGTGAGATCACTCGTGAGATGGACGAGGCCCGCGCTCTCATGCGCCGGCTCGGCTGCATGATCGTGCGCACCGACGGAAAGGCCATCGAGGAATCCGCATCCGAGATAGAGCGTCATCTCGAGACCGTGAAGGCGGCCCGCGCATCGCGATCCGCAAACACTTCTCGCGATTGA
- a CDS encoding YraN family protein: MHATDRNGVTASAEGDEITRKRCHAPAETDSSLLDGLTPHELGRVGELIVASYLEERGYEILERGYRCREGEADLIARDAVEDEIVLVEVKTRRRGRADATICPEDAVDARKRRRYRRIAACYVQQRTEERAIRFDVVSVTVSPGNVADIMHIFDAFDGGDRR; this comes from the coding sequence ATGCATGCAACCGATCGCAATGGCGTCACCGCGTCCGCTGAGGGCGATGAGATCACGCGAAAACGATGTCATGCCCCGGCAGAGACCGATTCGAGTCTGCTCGATGGACTCACTCCCCATGAGCTGGGCCGCGTCGGCGAGCTGATCGTCGCGAGCTATCTGGAGGAGCGCGGCTACGAGATTCTCGAGAGGGGATACCGATGTCGGGAGGGCGAGGCGGATCTCATCGCGCGCGATGCGGTCGAGGACGAGATCGTGCTCGTCGAGGTCAAGACCAGACGGCGCGGACGCGCGGACGCGACCATCTGTCCCGAGGACGCCGTGGATGCGCGCAAACGGCGACGCTATCGACGCATCGCTGCGTGCTACGTCCAACAGCGAACCGAGGAGCGCGCGATCCGCTTCGACGTGGTGAGCGTGACGGTGTCACCGGGGAACGTAGCTGATATCATGCACATCTTCGATGCGTTCGATGGAGGGGACAGGCGGTGA
- a CDS encoding YifB family Mg chelatase-like AAA ATPase, whose product MSPQAFALHAACIRGVDACPVTVEVAMAGGLPGISIVGMADAAVLEARSRIRCAMRAAGFEVPRKSITVNLAPGDMRKTGSGFDLPIAVAILAASSQIPVAGLDGCLLVGELALDGAVCPVKGEVAYQILARDADLELLGARSEEHVAIDGIRQGYLRSLDEMRSGVEAAHRARRVDADLARVSTECCDYADVLGQEMVKRGIAVAAAGDLGLLMIGAPGSGKSMLARRMTTILPELAASDQQDALRIHSVAGEPIEDLMRGRRPFRCPHHSISLAGLIGGGRPVRPGEISLAHGGVLFLDELAEFPAHVLQGLRQPLEEGQVRIVRVDGLYAFPASFQLLAASNPCPCGYLGDRDVPCTCRPDGVQRYRAKLGGPLADRIDLMIDVARPDPRLIIEGAQGLDSAEMRRWVSKGRSFRAWRVHGDPARMRPHNSGEQTRDSIGRAFDLDDRAERAVLDLARRTHLTGRGISRLCRIARTIADMEESMRIQTEHVLEAAMYQGRRQQ is encoded by the coding sequence GTGAGCCCACAGGCGTTCGCGCTGCATGCGGCGTGCATCCGCGGGGTCGATGCGTGCCCGGTGACGGTAGAGGTCGCGATGGCGGGGGGCCTGCCCGGCATATCCATCGTCGGCATGGCCGACGCCGCGGTACTCGAGGCGCGCTCGCGCATACGCTGCGCCATGCGCGCAGCGGGATTCGAGGTCCCTAGAAAAAGCATCACCGTGAACCTTGCCCCCGGCGACATGCGCAAGACCGGATCGGGCTTCGATCTTCCCATAGCCGTGGCGATCCTGGCCGCCTCGTCGCAGATTCCCGTAGCGGGTCTCGATGGATGCCTCCTCGTCGGCGAGCTCGCGCTGGACGGCGCGGTCTGTCCGGTCAAAGGCGAGGTCGCCTACCAGATTCTCGCCCGCGATGCCGATCTCGAGCTTCTCGGCGCCCGATCCGAGGAGCATGTGGCCATCGATGGGATTCGGCAGGGGTACCTGAGAAGCCTCGATGAGATGCGATCCGGAGTCGAGGCGGCTCATCGCGCGCGGCGCGTCGATGCGGACCTCGCGCGCGTCTCGACCGAGTGCTGCGACTACGCCGATGTGCTCGGGCAGGAGATGGTCAAGCGCGGCATCGCGGTCGCCGCCGCAGGCGATCTCGGGCTGCTGATGATCGGTGCACCCGGATCGGGTAAGTCCATGCTGGCAAGACGCATGACCACTATCTTGCCCGAGCTCGCTGCATCCGATCAGCAGGATGCGCTTCGCATCCACTCGGTGGCAGGCGAGCCGATCGAGGATTTGATGCGAGGTCGGAGGCCCTTCAGGTGCCCTCATCACAGCATCTCCCTTGCAGGACTCATCGGCGGAGGCCGCCCTGTTCGGCCGGGGGAGATCAGCCTCGCGCACGGAGGCGTCCTCTTCCTCGATGAGCTGGCCGAGTTCCCGGCGCACGTTCTCCAAGGGCTCAGACAGCCCTTGGAAGAGGGACAGGTGCGCATCGTCAGAGTGGATGGACTCTATGCCTTTCCCGCCTCGTTCCAGCTGCTCGCGGCGAGCAATCCGTGCCCATGCGGCTATTTGGGCGATCGGGACGTGCCCTGCACGTGTCGGCCGGATGGCGTGCAGCGCTACCGGGCGAAGCTGGGCGGACCGCTCGCTGATCGCATCGACCTCATGATCGATGTCGCCCGTCCGGATCCAAGGCTCATCATCGAGGGCGCCCAGGGACTCGATTCAGCGGAGATGCGGCGCTGGGTGAGTAAAGGTCGCTCGTTTCGGGCGTGGCGGGTTCACGGCGATCCGGCTCGGATGCGGCCGCACAACAGCGGAGAGCAGACGCGAGACAGCATCGGCCGCGCGTTCGATCTCGACGATCGCGCCGAGCGCGCGGTGCTCGATCTCGCGCGCCGCACGCACCTCACCGGAAGGGGCATCTCGAGACTGTGCCGCATCGCGCGCACGATCGCCGATATGGAGGAATCGATGCGCATACAGACCGAACACGTTCTGGAAGCCGCGATGTACCAAGGCAGGAGGCAGCAATGA
- a CDS encoding DNA-processing protein DprA, with translation MSEPPLTDDRHVIALDDPRYPKGVAALPAAPKRLWVLGDPQELAGPCLAIIGARRATPYGIACAELAARVAAESGVTVVSGAARGCDRAAGAAALEAGGRHIAVLGCGADVVYPKSSARLLRDTIEGAGAVVSLDPWGTPPRRYAFPRRNRVIAALSRAVFVSEAGMPSGTFSTAEAASELGRELLAAPGSIFSPPSRGANYLICCGACCIADEEALEMALSRIFGVLRRGEQRAPERPCDDAVQDRAMRALVASPLRLEELAALLELDVLSCTRFVSTLQIDGLVEQLFDGRYAPTKNYLGARTRFGHNGGDSSDKGAAQHDS, from the coding sequence ATGAGCGAGCCGCCCCTCACGGACGATCGCCATGTGATCGCTTTGGATGATCCCCGCTACCCAAAGGGCGTCGCAGCGCTTCCCGCTGCGCCGAAACGCCTCTGGGTGCTCGGTGACCCACAGGAGCTGGCCGGTCCCTGCTTGGCGATCATCGGCGCCAGACGCGCCACCCCCTATGGAATCGCCTGCGCCGAGCTTGCCGCCCGCGTCGCCGCCGAATCGGGTGTCACCGTCGTATCCGGTGCCGCCCGAGGTTGCGACAGGGCGGCGGGGGCGGCCGCCCTTGAGGCCGGTGGCCGTCATATCGCCGTACTCGGATGCGGAGCCGATGTCGTCTACCCCAAATCAAGCGCGCGGCTGCTGCGCGACACGATCGAGGGCGCGGGCGCCGTCGTATCGCTCGACCCGTGGGGGACGCCGCCGCGCAGATATGCGTTTCCGAGACGCAATCGCGTCATAGCCGCGCTGAGCCGCGCGGTGTTCGTCTCAGAGGCCGGCATGCCCTCGGGCACCTTCTCGACGGCGGAAGCAGCTTCGGAGCTGGGGCGCGAGCTGCTCGCTGCCCCCGGATCCATCTTCTCGCCGCCGTCACGGGGCGCGAACTACCTGATCTGCTGCGGCGCGTGCTGCATCGCCGACGAGGAGGCTCTCGAAATGGCTCTGTCGAGAATCTTCGGCGTCCTGCGGCGCGGCGAGCAGCGCGCCCCGGAGCGCCCATGCGACGATGCGGTTCAAGACAGAGCCATGAGGGCTCTCGTCGCCTCCCCGCTGCGCCTGGAGGAGCTGGCGGCTCTCCTCGAGCTGGATGTCCTCTCCTGCACGCGCTTCGTGAGCACCCTGCAGATCGATGGCCTCGTCGAGCAGCTGTTTGATGGACGTTACGCGCCGACGAAAAACTATCTTGGCGCGCGGACGCGCTTCGGGCACAATGGGGGTGACAGCAGCGACAAGGGGGCAGCTCAGCATGATTCATGA
- a CDS encoding ribonuclease HII: protein MANLTSSASAAHVAALLSSADIDDIQTIADRYRDDPRIQVQKARAVALRRLERERLERERVRAMYEMQTRLGGRGVVIGVDEVGRGSVAGPLTVCAVCLPPTPIIWGVNDSKRLSAAKRQKLAARIERIARAIGICHIPACDIDRCGMGAALRHAVRLAVADCGLEPDCVLMDGNPLGAVERERCVVHGDALVASIAAASIVAKVTRDDLMIELDSTYPGYHLAASKGYASPEHIEAIRERGLTPEHRASFCGNFVQTLPLF, encoded by the coding sequence ATGGCAAATCTCACGAGTTCGGCCTCTGCGGCGCATGTCGCCGCTCTGCTTTCGAGTGCGGACATCGACGATATCCAGACGATAGCCGATCGTTACCGAGATGACCCGCGCATTCAGGTGCAGAAGGCTCGCGCTGTCGCCCTCAGGCGCCTCGAGCGCGAGCGCCTCGAGCGCGAGCGCGTCCGCGCGATGTATGAGATGCAGACGCGTCTCGGCGGGCGAGGAGTTGTGATCGGGGTGGACGAGGTGGGGCGCGGCTCGGTGGCCGGCCCGCTCACCGTGTGCGCCGTCTGCCTGCCGCCGACGCCGATCATCTGGGGTGTAAACGATTCAAAACGGCTGTCTGCGGCGAAGCGCCAGAAACTCGCCGCCCGCATAGAGCGCATCGCTCGAGCGATCGGCATATGTCATATCCCGGCGTGCGATATCGATCGATGCGGCATGGGCGCGGCCCTGCGTCACGCGGTCCGTCTCGCCGTGGCGGACTGCGGTCTCGAGCCCGACTGCGTTCTCATGGACGGCAACCCTCTCGGCGCCGTCGAGCGCGAGCGCTGCGTGGTGCACGGTGACGCATTGGTCGCCTCCATCGCGGCGGCCTCCATCGTGGCGAAGGTCACCCGTGACGACCTCATGATTGAGCTCGATAGCACCTACCCGGGCTACCACCTCGCAGCATCGAAGGGCTACGCGTCCCCTGAGCACATCGAGGCCATCCGCGAGCGCGGCCTCACGCCTGAACACCGCGCGAGCTTCTGTGGAAACTTCGTGCAGACCCTGCCGCTGTTTTGA